Genomic window (Magnolia sinica isolate HGM2019 chromosome 6, MsV1, whole genome shotgun sequence):
ttaaggctTTCTTCATagcaatattatattataaatgaagaaaagCATGTTATGTTTCATTCGCCCTGTTCGATGGCGATTgacagtttgatgtatgtcatggtatcTACGATACCAGATATTTCACGTAGAGTTGGTGTTGTGatgagcagatatatgtcaaaaCTTAGAAAGTAACAACAGGAAATAGTAAAATAATTACTTCATTATCTATGAAGTACAACGGAACTACGAGGTACAAAGTAATATGTCTTGATATTTCAGAAATCATAAGAAAAGTTGGTAGGCTGCACTTAAATCAAACCAGCTAAATAGTAAAAGCTCCTTTCGTTATATGAACAAATAATCAATGAAATCTAATAAATAAGTTCATATTTCTACAAGAGACTTGTTTGCTACTCTGGCAGCAAATCatgcttgatacacaagcactcaGAAAAAgtatacacgtggcatattttGGCTCAAATTAAACGGGCTATCACGGTCCCCAAATCAGATTGCTTGAACAATCATTATTTTTTGGCTAATTTCATGTTTAACCATATATCCAATAATTGTCAACCAATCTGATAATTGGATACTGATGACAAATCTAACCTGggaaccataatttggacagtttaatttaacttacttgtatgccacgtgtgcaatttttaagaatttctaaacgtctgcgtatcatccatcacacaacCAGAGTATAAAAGTTCCTCTCATTCCCATGTGTGCATGGCTAGAACATGGCTTTTTACGTGCCCATCCTATCTACATTCTGTACCTATAAGACACAGGAATGCCAACTGCAATCCCACCGTTAATCTTCTCCAACGGGTGCAATGGCCTACTAACATTTACTGGGCCCACCATCTTGATAGACAGATTGATAATCCCGTTCCGTTCTCCGTCCTGCTGTCTCAGACGGTAGCTTAGAAAGTGCAGATGGTGCGCTGGCACATATCCACCCACAATGTCCGACATGGGAATGTTTGCCATCCCAATCATCTTCGACGACCCAGAAGACGTTTTACATTGGACCATGACGGCAATCGATCGAGCATTGGCCGGCAATGGCAGCTGGAGCTTCTCATTCCAAGTGGGGTAGCCCCCTCCATCTCTATCAACAGACGTGGAGATACAGTTGCATGAGTCTGTTTGGACAGTCACGAAAGCGTTCTTCTTGATCAGATTGTTGGAAATGCATAAGGCCTCCGCGGAGATGACAGTTATCTCAAGAAAACGAGAGTGTGATTGGAATTGTGGTTGAGATTTATCCATGGGGATTGGGATTtcgtgtttggatggaaggttgggatACGGTGGTATATATATACAGAAAATATGAGAATTGGCGTAGGTGGAACGAAAGAGAATAGAAATGGCTTCGTGGTTACGTTGTTATTGTCTGCTGGCGGTAAGCATAATCCGCGGAGCAGACGTTGAATTCCGCCTACCAGGTTGTTTATGGTAGTCCGCGGGACTGACAATTCAGAGTATAACCTTTCGGGAGTGAACTACACAGTACGTGGCAACTTGGCACATGTGTGTGTAACATCCGTTCTGCTCATTAAATGGATTTGATTGAGAGATGATTTTGTTGAAAAGTATGGTGCACGTGTATGATGAATTTGGACCCGGCATCACATTTCAAACAGTAGGCCAGGCTTAACGAgtggattggatttttcaaacACGCTTGCTTGTAGACCACGGGGTTTTTAATTCTGCGTTGACGGGCTCGTTGAAAAGGTTGGAGCGTGTTTTCGGTGTCCCTGTCAAAGCATAGGGGAATGAatctagagctgtacacaaaccgagttagctcggttaacttgcttGACTTAACTCAAAAAAGTTtaattcaactcggttcaaaaatgagttcgagccgagttgagctgatttttgaagcttgaaaaaatttcgagcagAGTTCGAGCTTAGCGAAGCTCGAATCAACActgatcgaacctcaactcgaaatCAGATCACACGAaccaagtatttgattaaatgactcaacgaagtgttgtttcaggtGGATACATTCTCCATGAGATCAGTCGGTTgcaaggtatggatatgaaataaatcaccaaaaaaaccaaaaacaaatatTACATGATAACATTACCATTGGATCTCGATTTTGATGCTGCCTACGAAGTGTtcgataaaatacatgtaaactaCTGTTGCTGTTTTGTaaactgtgagaaattgaaggtgcacttcatgtgtttgagaaaataccgcATAGGCTTAAACTCAACTCGAACttgcccgagctactgaccgaattgTGCTGAGCTGGGCAGTCAAGCTTAAGGACTGAGTCAAGGGAAGTTCGAGGTAGGGttagctagtggctgagctgagccaagttcgagctagatTTAGattcagctagtggccgagccttGACTCGGTTGGACTCgtggggattgggtactaccgcCATTGTTCCGAGCTTGGAACAAGAAGGGTTTTggggggccactgtaatgtatggtTTTCACCCACATTGTCCGTCAGTTCTTATATATTATTATAGGACATAGACTTACAAATGAGGCAGATAGAAGGATCATGTGAACCACACAGTGtcaattgaactctcaccattaaaaacttattgggagcagTAGAAGTTTTGATCAACAGTGATATttcatttttccttcatcccggtCTATGTaatcttatgagcaggttggatgacaaataaacctcacggttggtcctaggaaggtttcaacggtgggcatcattatcacccGTACTTCCTATGGCGTGCTCTACTGGAGCCTCGGATATATATTTTTggctcatactgtaaaatgatatgaaaaaatggctggacggtattgataaaacccatgcatcacagtgggtccacggGAAGTGGGCCACTACGGAAGAGTAACACGGACGGGACTCGCGTGTACGAGATAAACGTGTATATTGATTATGAAGTATTACTTACTTCTTTCCTGTTTTTCTCCCGGGTAATTTATGTGGTTCAGCAACCAGATTGGGTGGTTTGAAGGTAGATTGTTGGTGCTAATAAGATTGTTGAAATTTTaggaaacacatgcattaaggtaggccctttattgttgagatatggatctgcttcatttttgcgcGACCATACCTTAAAACGATGGGAAAGACCATCGACGACCTagagatgaaacatatacatcaaagtaggccccacagtaagggaaacgagtaacacctaatccgctagaGTATAAAACACGGAAGCTGGTTGCGTCCGAACACTGGTTGAACAATAAGCAGTACAACAAAagctcctgtggggcccaccgtgatttatctatTTATACACGCTTGCAGCcattttatcagattattttaaggatcccgaaattgaagaagatcaaactcttaagtggaccacaccatagatgactctggcatttaatgcttttatgcatttaatgcagccaaggtcactatttggtgtggtctattttaacgttggatcttctttatttttgggttcataccttaaaatgatatggaaaatttgatggacggtgtcgataaacGGATACATGACGGTGATCGCACAGGAACTCTCGTCGGACTGCTTATTGTCCGACCGGGGTTTGtacgcatacatcacggtaggccccgcAGTGTCGTGCTCCAGGGATATCCTATTTACGTTGGcgtggtccactcgatctttttataggctttatttttgggctaaagccttaaaattatctggtaaaatggatgaacaggttgaataaaatgcatgaattaaggtggccccacagagtttactcagtacgctaagggtactgagttactcagtacgcaatccgcttcctggtcGCTGAAGCAATCCCCACGAAAGTGTCGGGTCAACACCTGGATGTTCGCCCGGATACATGCGACCATATGGCAAGAGTACATGCAGAGACTTTAGCCTCTGGATCTAAGTTCCTTTCAGGGATCCAAACCGTTCGTGTGATGGGTCACACCTTGGATGGGGGATTCCAAAATAATTCAAGGACTGAATATTATCCAAAGGTAACGGTGACTGTCCATATTTAAAAGGAGAGTTCTTattatctattaaaaaaaaaaaataagtttgAAATAGTTCAATTTGTTGTGTATACACTACCCAGGGGTAAGACCATCAGATAAATGGTTTGAATAAATGGAAGATGCCCCCAATCCAAAGGCTTTTAAAGCCCAAACCACATCATATTGGAATAGGATTGGATGCATTGTAAAACCTCTCGTAAATGTACACTAGTTTAAAGGAAGTTTTGGACGTTAAGCTATCCCTTTGTATGGAAATTGAGAGGTTAGATTGAATGTGGATGGATTTGAGAATCTTCATTTTTCTAGTGGGTTTGTTGTGACCATTTTAAATTTGATGAGAGTTGAAAGCCTATGTTTGTCAAGGTTACGTAAATTGGGCTTTTTTGCTTTGAATAGCTTTGTTAATTTCACACGTGTGTGAAAGCGTTGCCCGTTGATCATACGCGTGCATATATGTGAATACGCAACATCCGGTCCCGATTAGTCATCTTTCCATTAGGTGACCTACATGGTTTGTCTTAAATATTTTGTTTTAACTGTTCTTTTATTTTATACACTATTGTTAACCTTGATGTAGAATAAGTTGCACACAATTATATGTACcatcaaaattaaaagaaattaagTTAGAAAGTTCATCAACACACAAATAACCTAAATGCCCTAGTAAAGTTCTCAAGTTGTAAAGAGATTACAAATAATTTGATTACAGGGGCTGGTTGGATGCATATATTTGCCTGTAAAGGCTTTCTAGGCGGTAAACAAATTACAACTTTTAGCTGTAATTTAAACCCTGGTAAGAAGCAATGTTTCAGATTATAGGGAAAGTATTTACAACTATAAAGGCATTGCACatgttagaacacaatggttaatatacactaatgatatgtggggcccaccgtaatgtgtttGGTACATCCAATCTACCCATCATATACTTCCCCTGATGCTCTCTTATGGCCCTAAAAAAATAGCCCATCCAttatcaaatagaccacaccaaggATGGGATGTCTGTAAAACCTTATGCGGAATTGCAAAGAACCGCATTGTACATTGAGTATGGAAATCAATGAATTGATTAAATGACGTACCTGATTGGGACGTCATCAACGAAAGATTGATGCCGTAGTCTTTTGCAGCTTACATCCTTAGAGAATCACATGGATGGAAATCATAGCTTCTGTTATATGTAAGCTTGGGGACCCAACCCTGTTTATATAGCTTAAAGGGacgaggagtttgaaacccatcaaaactcctctccctaaggctccacatgaatttggTAATCCTAGTTCCACTGGAACACTATGCGTGTGACACAGTTGCAACGCACCAccccttacatgattttagatgtatcacaactgAGCGGGGTTCAATGGTACTCCCGATTacactatccaacccttagggcaatccagaccattgatcaataacgcccaccttatagaattcttatatTCTCCCACTTGGCCACATTGATCAATATCAATGATTTAATCTTTAAAAACACGCTACACCAAAATCACGAATATACGAAGAAAAATCGCTTGGTTTAACGATGGATTTAATCTGTCGCTAACGGAAAAGGTCCGTCACCAATCCCGTCTTTCTCGAAAATCCGGTCTAAACGTCGTGGAATTTTGCGACTGACCAAAATGCGTCGCTAAAATCGGATTTACGACagattttggtccgtcgtaaactagtgacggactaaatccgtcacaaattttgattttgcaacAGAATATGATCAATTGCAAATTCCCGCCTAAAATAGCAATTCCCAACATTttttagttgcttttgcgacggatcatggtccgtcgtaaaaggacttttgccttgaacatttattcttttcatttttttagaatatggtggaaaattatgtttttttctagtctaagaattgttttttaatacaaatttagtggtttaattgtacatatttgtatctaatattattttttaacaattgattgaatgcaaatatatatatatatatatatatatatatatatatatatatatatatatatatatatatatattgtttttatatcaaatgagtggaaattattatttttttaaaatttaaaactaatatttaaatgatttgtaatatgacatgaaaaaaatatcgagaagtaaaaaaaatttaacaatatgtttgagaaaaagaatgagatttgaaaaaataaaaatcttgatttaataaaaatctattttgtggggaaaaaaaaaaagaatattgaataaagttataactttgaaaaaaagaatttgatttcgagaaaaaaataatatcctgaaaaagaaaattaaaaagattttaaaaaatgtgaaaattttgccgatgttaaaaaatgaaaatattttgaaaaataaaataaaattgtgaagttcaaaaaaaattgacaagttcgaaaaaaaaatgctttttaaataaaatggagaagttagaattgaaaattttaaaattaaacaatattaaagaatcgatactttaacaaaaaacaaacattttgaaacgaaaaataaaaaagttgaaaaaatttgtgattttaaaaaataattgaaaatgttaaaaatttgaaattataagaaaaagttatttataaaaacattgagattttgaaaaatatatatatcattttaaaaaagaaaattgaaaagttgaaaacaaaatgatgcttttgaaggaaaaaattggcattttggaatttttgagaaaaaaaattaaaatttgagaaaatttttgagattttgaaaataaaaaattaattagaaattgtattttaaattttttttgaaatattttataataaaaatgatattttgttaaagttttcaaagaaaaattaagcgtaaaaaatatacattttgaaaaaaaatgttatttttaaatggaaattgaaatttatctatgaaaaaaaaaatgtagcctgattggggcgagtaacttGTCAAATTAAgggtattgattagtaaaatagagtgaatggaccaaacatataaaatgggccaaatattctggtcaaaattgtgacccaacttattgaactcgcaagaacctaagaattaatgttagtaagttttgtggggcccattatgatgtgtgtggagcatcaacaccatgcatttgatgtgccccctttaggttatgagatttctcaaaaatcatctgtatacgaaactcaagtgagccataccatctaaaaccatgtgaagacatcctaaaaaatata
Coding sequences:
- the LOC131249918 gene encoding BON1-associated protein 2-like translates to MDKSQPQFQSHSRFLEITVISAEALCISNNLIKKNAFVTVQTDSCNCISTSVDRDGGGYPTWNEKLQLPLPANARSIAVMVQCKTSSGSSKMIGMANIPMSDIVGGYVPAHHLHFLSYRLRQQDGERNGIINLSIKMVGPVNVSRPLHPLEKINGGIAVGIPVSYRYRM